From Thermodesulfobacteriota bacterium:
TGCCCAATCCCCGGGATCACGATCCTGGTCGAGTTTTCGAGCGTCATGGCGGCGTACTCGGCCCACTGCGGCGATGTTTTAGCGTCAAAGCTGCCCGAAATGACGAGCGTGGGAATGCTGCTGATCGTGACGTCACGTACAGAAGGATCCGCACTTGGAACGTTCCAGATGGCACAGTCCTCGGTCTCGAAAGGCAATTGCGGCGCTTGGGACAGGACCGAGTCGGGGTAGGTCGGAAAAGCGAGACGCCCTTGCACAAGGATCTGGGATTGGGGCTCGAAGGGAATCCATTCGCTGCAGAAGACGCCGTAGGTCAAGCCGTAGCCGAATATGCCCTCACCCGCCGGGTTGGCGAGTGCCGCGCGCCCGGCCGCAATCTGCTTCGGATCACCCTCGACCAGCTCTTGTATGGCCGACGGAACATTGATAAAGGCCGGACCGGCTGCGACGAGCCAATTCACCAGCGCCCCGCCGTCGAGCACCACCGTCACCAGCGGGCCGTCCGGGGCATACTGCGCCGTCGTCGTCAGCGGATTGGCCTCGAGCTGCTGGACCTGGCCGGCGAACGTTGCCTCCACATCGCCGTACTCGCTGTTGCAGGCGGGCTGATCGGCACATGCGCGAAACAGGTTGTTAAAGGCTTCACCAAGGTTGGTCCATGTCCAACCGAGGCTCGCCACACTGGGCGGCACGACGGAGTCGATAATCACGCTGCGGATGGTCTCGGGGTAATCGCGCATCAGCGTAAGCGCCAGATAGGTGCCGTAGGAATAGCCGTTCAGGCTCCACTGTTTGATCCCCAACACCTTGCGCAGGTCCTCGAAGTCGGCCGCATTTTCGGTGGTGTTGTAGGCGCTCAGATCGATCCCTTCGGCCACCAGCCGATCACGACAAGCCCGCGTCGCGGCCAGGTGCTCCGCCTTGGTTGAATCGGCGCCGTAGACGAGGCCGACCAGCCGCGCATTGAATTGGTCGATCTCCGGGCATGTCAGCTCCGGCTCGGTGTCCAGCGTTCCGCGCTGCGCCATGATGATCAGGTCACGCTGTTGGTTCAGCCCGGCAGGCACGAGAAACTCCGCCTCGGCAAGCGCATCGCCGCCCGGACCGCCGGTCAGGTGAACGATGGGCTCGTCCGGGGGCGGCTGGGAGACGGACGGGATGATTGCAACCGGGAGCCGGATCCTGCGTCCATTGAATTTGGTGCGGCTCTCCGGCACCACCAGAAAGCCGCAGCTCGCGTCGGCAAACGTGGGAAGCGACGCAACGCTCTCCGGGCACGCACCGGGCTCGAACTCGGCCGGCGGAAGCCCCGAGTCCGAGTCGGATTCGCATGCAAAAGATGCCAGCGCCAGAATAATCGCCAGCGCCGCTACCTGTGCCTTCCAGATCGGTCTCAAACTCATGGGGTCAGCTCCTCTGTGTCAAATGGCGGCGGTGTCAGTCCTGCCACGCAGCCGGTGTCGGGCGCATCCGGTGTGTCGAGGAAGGATGCGATGACCATCTGTGCGCATTCCGACTGGGGTGTGACCCAATGACCGATCCCGGGAATGATGATGTTCGTCGAATTAGGCAGCGTCTCGGCGGCATACGCACCCCACTGCGGCGACGTTCTGCCGTCGAAACTACCCGTTATGATGAGCGTCGGGATGTCGCTCGCAGTAATATCACGTGCGGAGGAAGGCGCTTTGGGAACATTCCAGACGGCGCAATCCTCGGTCATGAAGGGCAGTTGCGGCGACTGAGAGAGGACCGAGTCGGGGTAGGTCGGAAAAGCGAGACGCCCTTGCGCAAGGATCTGGGATTCGGGCTCGAAGGGGATCCACTCACTACAGAACACTCCGAAGGCCAGACCATGACCGAACAGGCCTATTCCTGCGGGGTCCGTAAAAAAAGACCGCGAATTGGCAATCGGCGCCGGATTACCATGGGCCAGCGCGTCTATGGCGGCGGGAATCGAGGAAACATCGAGAAGAGGTTGCGGGATGGCGGCGAGCCAGTTCACCAGCGCCCCGCCGTCGAGCACCACGGTCACAGGCGGAACCTCGGGCGAATACGTTCCCGTCGTTATCAATGGATTGGCTTCGAGCTCCTGGACCAGGCCCGCGAACGTGGCTGCCAAATCGCCGTACTTATCGTTGCAGGCTGGCTGATCGGTACACGCGCGAAATATGTTGTTGATGCCTTCATTGGCGTTGGTCCATGTCCAACCAAGGCTCGCAACACTCGGCGGCACGACGGAGTCGATGATCACGCTGCGGATACCTTCGGGATGATCGCGCATCAGGGTGAGCGCCAGATTGGTCCCGTACGAGAATCCATACACGTTCCACTCTTCTATCCCGAGCACCTTGCGGAGGTCGGCGAAATCGGCGGCGTTCTCGGTCGTGTTGTAGGCGCCGAGGTCGATCCCCTCGGCCACCAGACGATCATGACAGAGCTTCGTCGCCGCCACGTGGAGCTCCCTGGTCGTGTCGGCACCGTAGGGAAGACCGATTACTTCAATGCTGAACTCGTCGACCTCGGGGCAAGTCAGTTCCGGCTCGGTGTCGAGATCCCCGCGCTGGTCCATCAAGATCAGATCGCGATCCTGATTCAGCCCGGAGGCCACGAGAACCGGGGCCTCGGAAAGCGCATCGCCGCCGGGGCCCCCGGTCAGGTGTACGATGGGCGAGCCCTGCGGGGGCTGGGAGACGGACGGGATGATTGCAACCGGGAGCCGGATCGTGCGTCCGTTGGATTTGGTGCGATTCTCCGGTACCACGAGAACGCCGCAGAGTGCGTTCTCAAGCTCGGGGATTGAAGCTTTACTGCTCGGGCACGGACCGGGCTCAAAAACCGCCTGCGACGAATCTGAATCCGAAGAGGAACACGCGGAGGCTATAAACGCCAGCGTGCCGACAACCAGCACGACCCAGGCTTTCGACACTGTTCTCCACCGTCTCATCATGCCCTGCCTCCATTGTCCTTCGTGGTGACCATGTTTTTTTCGATCTCCAAACTAATGATTGGACTACAAACAAACTAATAATTGGACTACAAACCGTTTAAAATCCATGCCAGGGTAAGACAACTCTATTTTAAGTCTGAAATAATGTCAATACGATTTTTTTTAAGTCTAAAATAAGATTTAATACGACTTTTTAATCTGAGCTAATGTCAATATCGAGCACAGTTCCCTTGATTGCAAATTCACTCGACTGCCGCATCTCCAGGGTGGGGGTCATATCCTTACACCTTGACAGTATCCGTTAGAATAATTCCTCGTAAGGGTGAAGGAATCGTCCCCCACCCGTTCAGAATATGAACCCTATGGAATACACGGTTGAAGGAAGCACTGAAAAGGAATACACGGTAAAAACAAAAGCGCGCATGAAGAAGCTCACACTTCCTGGAATTCCGCTTCTCTGATACTCGAAAATTTGACAACACGCCATAAATATGAATAATTTTACCCTTTCACAGAAGCGGGAGGAGTATACCAACATGCAGGCAGTAATCAAAACGGGCGGAAAGCAGTACAGCGTATCGAAGGGTGACGTTATAACCATCGACCATCTGGCCGGCAACCCGGGCGATGAGGTCGAGTTCAAGGACGTCCTCCTGGTATCGGACGGAAGCGGCAGTGTAAAGGTTGGTGCGCCCGTACTCGACGGCGCGAGCGTAAAGGCGAAGATAGTCGGCGACAAGAAGGGCAAGAAGCTCATAGTCTTCAAGTTCAGGAGAAGGAAGAATTTCAGGAAGAAGACCGGGCATCGCCAGACTTTCACCACTGTCGAGATAACCGACATAGTAAACTAAAGAGGAATAAGCAATGTCTACAAAAAAAGGCGGCGGTAGCAGTAGAAACGGAAGAGATTCGAGAGGCAGGAGGCTCGGCCTGAAGAAGTTCGGCGGCGAGACCGTCAAGGCCGGCAACATCCTGGTCAGGCAGCGCGGCACGAAGTACCACCCGGGGCTCAACGTGGGCCTTGGCCGCGATCACACGCTCTTCGCGCTCAAGGACGGCGTCATAAAGTTCGACACCGGCAAGAACAACAGGACGCGCGTGAACGTGGAAGCGTCCGCCGAATAAGCGGGCCGTTTCAGGAAGGGGGGCGTTCCGCCTCTCCGAGACCGGTGTCCCTTCACCGGGGGTATGTGTCTGCCCGGCCATGCCGGAACACCCAGAGACTCAGCGCGGGCCGGTAATTCGTCCCGGCGCTGAAACCCATCGGTAATCCCCCGGGAATTTTGTTAAGGTCGCGTGAAAAAACGGGCTTTACTAGTTAAATTTTAGCCAGTATTATGAATTAAGGCTTGCCGATTTTTCATCGCCATGACCTGTGCATTTCGGCCTCCGAAGTGCATTACGCCAATCAACCGGAGAAACGAGATATATGGAATTAAAGTCCAGGATCGGGAATTTCTATTCAGGAAATACTATCATTCTGGCGGTCATACTAATCCTCGTTGCGGTTCTGGTTTCGGTCTTCAACGCATACTACTTCACGTCCACGCTCAACGATCAGCGCGGGCAGGAATTGGCCCAGCTCTTCAGCTCGTCGAACAAGGGATTCTCGGATACCGCCAAGGATATACTGGATACCCGCGGCGACATTCTGTATATAAAGCTCACGAACCCGGATGGTATCCTCATCGAAAGCTACGGCGACGGCGAGAACCAGACCGCCGAAATTTTCCCCATCAGGACGCCCGACAATAACACGATAGTCCTCGGGGTGACTCCGCACGACTACCAGAGCCTCGCCCTGTCGGCGATCATGTGGAGCGCCCTGATCGGCATAGCTTTCACCGTTTTCTTCGTTTTCATAGGCTCCTTCTTCTCGACGGGCAAGAACGACTCCATGGAGAAGCTCATAGCCGCGATGAAGAGCGTGACGAGGGGCGATTTGTCCACCAGGCTCAACCCCGATTCCGTGGACGACGTATCCGTCATAAGGGCGTACGAGACGTTCAACCAGATGCTCGACAGGCTCCGGAAGAGGGACGACCTCGAAATAGAGGAAGACGACGTGCCGCCGTTCCAGCCGACTCTCATCACGTCCAACATCATCGTGGAGGAAGAGGATATTTTCCCCGTCAAGGAAAGGAACGTCATCGTCATAGTCGCCAAGATAGCGGACTTTCAGGACCTTTCGACCAGCCTCGACCCTGCGGAGTTCAACTCCTTCCTTGCCGATTACAGAAAGGCCGCCTCGACGATCATATCCGGCTACGGCGGCGTAATCGAGGCTCTCCTCAAGGACGAGATCGTAGCGTTCTTCAACGCCCCCGAGGAGCAGGACAACGCCGAGCTCAAGGCCATATGCGCGGCGGTCGAGGTGCTTCAGCTCCTGGCGAGCATTACGCGTGAGAGGAAGATAGAGGGGAAGACGGCGATATCGGGCAAGATAGGCATAGCGATGAAGGCCGTTTCCGTCTACGACGAAACAGGCGTCCCGCACGGCATAAAGGACATAACCGAGGCCGCGAGGAAGATCTCGAACGTCGCCCCCGTCTGGAGGGTGATAGTGTCGGCCGACGTTTATCAAGTCGTGAGCGATTTCGTCGATGCGAGGGAGCTCAAGCTCGGAAGCGATTCCTTCTACTCCATCGTGGGCGTCGAGGAAGGCGTGGTCTGAGGGTTGGGCGGAAAGGTCGTTCTCCAGTGATTACACCTGCTGCTTTCATATTCGTCCTGTTGTTTTGTAATCCGTTATGTTTCCCTCCCTCTTGTGAGATACTTAATAAAGAATAAAAGATAGATTCTGAATATTTTGATTCCTTTTGCGTTGGCGCTGTAC
This genomic window contains:
- the rplU gene encoding 50S ribosomal protein L21 — translated: MQAVIKTGGKQYSVSKGDVITIDHLAGNPGDEVEFKDVLLVSDGSGSVKVGAPVLDGASVKAKIVGDKKGKKLIVFKFRRRKNFRKKTGHRQTFTTVEITDIVN
- a CDS encoding alpha/beta hydrolase — its product is MSLRPIWKAQVAALAIILALASFACESDSDSGLPPAEFEPGACPESVASLPTFADASCGFLVVPESRTKFNGRRIRLPVAIIPSVSQPPPDEPIVHLTGGPGGDALAEAEFLVPAGLNQQRDLIIMAQRGTLDTEPELTCPEIDQFNARLVGLVYGADSTKAEHLAATRACRDRLVAEGIDLSAYNTTENAADFEDLRKVLGIKQWSLNGYSYGTYLALTLMRDYPETIRSVIIDSVVPPSVASLGWTWTNLGEAFNNLFRACADQPACNSEYGDVEATFAGQVQQLEANPLTTTAQYAPDGPLVTVVLDGGALVNWLVAAGPAFINVPSAIQELVEGDPKQIAAGRAALANPAGEGIFGYGLTYGVFCSEWIPFEPQSQILVQGRLAFPTYPDSVLSQAPQLPFETEDCAIWNVPSADPSVRDVTISSIPTLVISGSFDAKTSPQWAEYAAMTLENSTRIVIPGIGHWVTPQSECAQSVVRSFLSNPDVPPDTGCVAGLTPPPFPTSE
- a CDS encoding alpha/beta hydrolase gives rise to the protein MSKAWVVLVVGTLAFIASACSSSDSDSSQAVFEPGPCPSSKASIPELENALCGVLVVPENRTKSNGRTIRLPVAIIPSVSQPPQGSPIVHLTGGPGGDALSEAPVLVASGLNQDRDLILMDQRGDLDTEPELTCPEVDEFSIEVIGLPYGADTTRELHVAATKLCHDRLVAEGIDLGAYNTTENAADFADLRKVLGIEEWNVYGFSYGTNLALTLMRDHPEGIRSVIIDSVVPPSVASLGWTWTNANEGINNIFRACTDQPACNDKYGDLAATFAGLVQELEANPLITTGTYSPEVPPVTVVLDGGALVNWLAAIPQPLLDVSSIPAAIDALAHGNPAPIANSRSFFTDPAGIGLFGHGLAFGVFCSEWIPFEPESQILAQGRLAFPTYPDSVLSQSPQLPFMTEDCAVWNVPKAPSSARDITASDIPTLIITGSFDGRTSPQWGAYAAETLPNSTNIIIPGIGHWVTPQSECAQMVIASFLDTPDAPDTGCVAGLTPPPFDTEELTP
- the rpmA gene encoding 50S ribosomal protein L27 yields the protein MSTKKGGGSSRNGRDSRGRRLGLKKFGGETVKAGNILVRQRGTKYHPGLNVGLGRDHTLFALKDGVIKFDTGKNNRTRVNVEASAE